The Naumovozyma castellii chromosome 4, complete genome genome contains a region encoding:
- the PCL10 gene encoding Pcl10p (ancestral locus Anc_6.236), producing MLDREFFSDGDEDLITRNNSSNNNDGSSKLDLNRVGDGETNLFYLHESKPFRIPFNPNFLKSNNNFAELTDDWDSSRSTPIYQSHSASQDNRHHLKKVRFEENETPGVESSTQVENDDDDDDDEHELMINDLELNGIIAPNPLKLHNLNNHSISNASGSSSVSEGRRNVEDLIRSASEVNHYIEKNMNNINTFRSALLNNESLYKSTDDYDTPFNLSRPMSTDTSDSCDAKLITNDMSHIAIQDHNDDDHSSFEFETLPAKKQIPFVDDDYYKNRNTPIEEYTSLLTPKEIDEASEKFQELNTDEAITNMRESIEEILQMSNRELSIDEPLDEMIAFSNFKMKSPPSLSYADFIQRIQNKCEYDPHVYLIATYLLQTLLLIREEHSRKLKLRFKFEKSDVHRLIIATVRIATKLLEDHVHSHEYFCKVSGISKKLLSKLEVSLLLCLKNECLLMTKGKMAASIDILRELKALH from the coding sequence ATGTTAGACCGTGAATTCTTCTCTGACGGTGACGAAGATTTGATAACACGAAATAACAGctccaacaacaacgaTGGCTCCAGCAAATTAGACTTGAATCGTGTAGGTGATGGCGAGACCAATCTGTTTTATCTACACGAGTCTAAGCCCTTCCGTATCCCCTTTAATCCgaatttcttgaagagTAATAACAATTTTGCAGAATTGACAGACGATTGGGATTCTTCTAGAAGTACACCAATTTACCAATCTCATTCCGCATCCCAGGACAatcgtcatcatctaaAGAAGGTTAGGTTCGAGGAGAATGAAACTCCCGGTGTTGAGAGCTCCACTCAAGTGGAGAatgacgacgacgacgacgacgacgaaCACGAATTAATGattaatgatttggaattaaatGGTATCATCGCACCAAATCCATTGAAGTTGCATAACTTGAACAACCATTCCATATCAAACGCCTCAGGGTCCTCCTCCGTCTCCGAGGGGAGAAGGAATGTGGAGGATCTTATACGATCAGCCAGTGAAGTGAACCATTACATCgagaaaaatatgaataatatCAACACTTTTAGATCGGCACTCTTAAACAATGAATCACTATATAAGAGTACCGATGACTACGACACACCCTTTAATCTTTCCAGGCCCATGTCCACGGACACAAGTGATTCATGTGATGCAAAATTAATAACGAATGACATGTCTCATATTGCCATACAGGAtcataatgatgatgaccattcttcatttgaatttgaaacgTTACCGGCAAAGAAACAGATCCCATTTGTAGATGACGATTATTATAAGAATCGTAATACCcccattgaagaatatacCTCACTCTTAACCCCAAAGGAAATTGACGAAGCTTCagaaaaattccaagaattgaatACGGATGAAGCCATTACAAACATGAGGgaatccattgaagaaatattgcAAATGTCAAATCGTGAACTTTCCATCGACGAACCACTAGATGAAATGATAgcattttccaatttcaaaatgaaaagtCCACCTTCATTATCCTATGCAGATTTTATCCAGcgaattcaaaataaatgtGAGTATGACCCTCACGTTTATTTAATTGCCACTTATTTACTACAAACTTTGTTACTCATTAGAGAGGAACACTCAAGAAAGTTGAAACtaagattcaaatttgaaaaatctgaCGTCCACAGATTGATTATCGCTACTGTAAGGATAGCCACcaaattattggaagatcACGTTCATTCTCACGAATACTTCTGTAAAGTTTCCGGTATCTCGAAGAAATTGCTCAGTAAATTGGAAGTCTCGCTATTACTATGTTTAAAGAACGAATGTCTACTGATGACCAAGGGTAAGATGGCAGCGTCCATAGACATCCTCCGAGAACTAAAGGCCTTGCATTAA